The DNA window CCTAAGGGCCTACTTCCTGCTGGAGCCCTGGCTCCGCGAGCGGGTGGATGTTGACCTCACCCGCCGCGTCATGCCGTTCATCAATAGTTTTCCGTCCGAGTATGCCCGGCTGATCCTGCAGGAGGACTATCCCGGCGACATCGGATCGCTCATCGACGATTACCTGAAGTACAACCCCACGCGCAATCGCCCGCTCGATGTACTGCCGGTACTGGCACACCTGGACGGCGACCGCGTGATGTCGCAGGTCGAAGACCCGCATCTGGTGAAAGCCCGGCCCGCCTACCATTACCGCCTGCCGAACTGCCTGATCGACGAGCCGGACTGGCGACTGGCCCGGGAGTGGAACACCTGGGTTGCGGTCGAACGGCTCGCCGCCGACGCTCCGGCGCTGGCCGCGATGAGCCGCGACTATCTCGAGGCCGATTCGACCTCCTTCCGCCCGTTCGTCGATAAATGGCCGAGCGTTCTCGAAGGTTACATGGCCGGCGGCGTGGGATAGCGCTCCGCAGACCGTTTCAACAATCGGAACCGCACCGCGTGACATCCGCCGCCCTGAAAACAAGCGATCGCCCCCGCACGCGGCCTGTCGTCGGCGTGACCGGGCCCGACCGCGGCGGCGAGGCGGCGTGGTTCTTCACCTGGCTTTCCCTGATGCTTGTCGGCGCTTCGGCCCGGCATATCACGCCGTCACGCCCGACCCGCATCGAGAAGCTCGACGCATTGGTGATCGGCGGCGGAGCCGACGTCGATCCGCAGCTCTACGGCGAACCCCTGGCGGTGCTGCTGGAACCTTCCCCCGAGAAAGAACGATCCCTTGTCAGACGCCTGCTGGATTTGCTGTTCCTCCCGGCTGCCTGGTTCGTAAGGCAACTGCTGGCGAGAGATTCGAACCGTCGCGGCGACGCCGACCGCGATCGTCTCGAACGTGGCCTGCTCGATCACGCCGTGAGAAGCCGCCTGCCCGTCCTGGGGATTTGCCGCGGGGCGCAGCTGCTCAATGTCTACTTCGGCGGGTCCCTGCATCAGAGCCTAGCCGGCTACTACATCGAAACCCGTGAAATTCGCTCGATTCGTCCGCGCAAGAAGGTGGCGATCCGGCCGGGCACGCGGCTGGCCGCGATACTTGGGACGGAACGATGGGTGAACTCGCTGCACCGCCAGGCGGTCGATCGCCTGGGTGTCGGCATTCGAGTCGCCGCCACGGATCGCAACGGCATCGTGCAGGCGATCGAACACGACTCGATGCCCTTTATTGTGGGGGTCCAGTGGCACCCCGAGTTTCTGCCGCAGCGTCCGGAGCAGCGGGCGCTGTTCGGATCGCTGGTGCAGGCGGCCCGACAGCGACGGCAATGTCCGCAACGCCACGAAACGGCGATCCCGACCGGGTCGCGGTAAATCCTTCGACATCTCACAAACCAATCTCTACACTCACGTAACGGTAACAACACAAACGTGAGCCTTCGAATTGACCATTTCGGATTGACCGATACCGGCCGCGTGCGCGCCGGGAATGAAGACGCCTGGGCGGCGGATGAGGCCCAGGGTCTGTACATCGTCGCCGACGGCATGGGCGGTCATAACGCCGGGGAGATTGCCTCGCAGATGGTGGTCAGCTCGCTGCCCAAGCTGATGCAGAAGCGGGGCGGGTCCGTCATGCCGCGGACGTCGGCGGCGATCGCCAGGCGGCTGCGGTCGGCGGTGTCGCGTCTGAGCCGCGACGTCTTTGAACAAGCCAGCGCCGAGCCGCACCTGAGCGGCATGGGCGCGACCGTTGTCGCCGTCATGATCCACGCCGGCGAGGCAATCGTCGTTCACATGGGGGACAGCCGGGTGTACCTGCTTCGCGACGGTCGGCTGCGTCTGCTGACCAGGGACCATTCGGTGATTCAGATCCTGCTCGACTCGGGGCACATCACCCCGGAGCAGGCCCAGTTCCACCCTGATCGCAATCGCATCACCGCCAGCATCGGCATGCCCGGCGACCCTACCCCCGACAGCCGTCGGGTCGCGCTGCGGACCGGCGATCGAGTTCTGCTCTGCACCGACGGCCTGGCCAATATGGTCGACGACCTGAACATCTGCAGGATCATGGGTGAGTCGGCGACCCCCGAGGCAACTTGCAGGAACCTCATTGATGCCGCCAACGCTGCCGGCGGCGACGACAACATCACGGCGGTGGTGCTGGAAGTGCACGAGGAAAAGTGAGGAGATGAAAGTGCTGAGTGCGGAGTAAGAGAATCTGCCACTCAGCACTTTTGTCTCATCTTTTTCTGGTCATCGCTCCTGGTCCGTCCCGACGAGCATGCGGACTTTGCCGTCGCCGGTGGCATAGAAGAACCCGCCGTCGGCGGCTTGCCACTGGGGTGCCAGGCCGCCGGGATCGCTCACCGTCACGCTGTAGTCGAGCTTTCCGCTTTCGCCCTTGGCCTGCGCACTGACGTACCGGGCAAACGCGTGCAGGCGGTACTGCGGCTTGGCGTTTTCGGCTGATGGCGTGGGCTGGTCGAGGATGACCACGTGCGTCGTGCCGACGAACCCGTCGCGGAAGTTCATGTCATTCGGGCCGGCGTCGAAGATGTCCGTCGAACCACGCCAGGTCTCGGCGGGCTTGTCCAGGTTGTAGCCGTACACGGTCTTGGGGCCGATCACATAAACCTTCGATCCCATCGTCCGCATCATCACGTTCCAATCCTTGGTGCCGGCCGTCAGCACCTGGTCCACCTCGCGCTTGTTGGTGCCGTCGGCGGTGTACTTCAGCGACAGGGGCTGGCCGGTTTCCAGGGAGTGAACGCGGATGTACTTCTCGTTCGGCGACAATCCGGAGATGTTGATGCTGTCGGCGACGGCCAGGATGCGGCCTTCGGCGATCACCAACTGGCCCGGCTGATTGGCACCGGCGTAGATCGGCTGGGCCGGCTGGCCCTGCGCGGTCGAGGTGACGACCTTCTCGTCCTCGTCCCACGCCTTGTACAGGTCCCGCAGGCACAGGCGATCGGGCAGCGTATAGACCAGCGTTCCGTCGGCGGATAACGCCATGTTCACCGGCACGCTGCCGCCCTGGCTGGCGAATGCCTTGTTGCCGATGATCCGGCCGCTGTAGGTGTCGAGGGCGAAAAGCTGCACTTTCAGGTCGTCGCTCACGCGGACCACCGTGAAATCTTCCGTCGCGACCAGGCGGTCGGGCGTCTTTTCCGCCAGCCGCGCCTGCCAGGTGACCTTGCCGCCGGCCAGTTCGGCCGATACCAAGCGGCCGGTGCTGCTGGTCAGCAGGACGCGGTCACCGATCGGGCGTATGTCGGCGAACTGCTCGCCCAGGCCGGCGACCGGGGGCGGGGGAATCGCCGGGGCGACATTCGCGTTGCCCGCGGCCTGCGGGGCGGGTTGCAGTTGCTGGATCGCGCCGCCCCGGACGATCACCCGGCCGTTCAAACGCCCGTTGATGATGATATTGTTTCCGTTGACGATGATCCCGTCGGCGTTGGCGACCGGCGTTCCCGGGGCGTCTCCGCCGCGGACCACCTCGAGCGTCGCCATGGTCGACAGGTCGATCGTCCAGAGGGTCTTGCCGGTCAGCGAATCGATCGCGACGGCGCGAGAGCCGCCCCAGACGATCGCGGTATCGCCCGCCCAGGCCACGCCGCGCGGGTACATCGCCGCCCCCCGGCCGTTATCCTGGAACGCATTGCTTTCGCTCAGCGGCTTCTTGGGCACGCCTTTGCCAGACGCGAAGATCGACAGCTTGTTCGGCGACCAGGTCATCACCCGGTCGGCGCGGGCAAAATCCCGTGCCGGAAGCACCAGCGCCAGCGCGTCAGGCAGGATCATCTCGTCGGTTCGCGGCAGGAACGCCTTCGGGTAGGGCTTCTGCCCCGGCTTGGGGATCGGCAGGCGGAAGTCTGCGAGCGACTTGCCGGCCTCGGCGGAACTGACCTTGCGAACTTCGTCGAGCGCCTTTTGCACCGGGGTGCCGGCTGCGGCGATCACCTTGCCGTCGGGGAGCTTGAGGTCCTTCGACAGCTTCGGATCGCCGGGCAACGCCGACGCCATCGCCAGCCGTGCCGCGGCGGTGCTGGCCATGTCGCCGCGGTTGCGGTCGGGGACCGCAAGGTAGTTGCGGGCGATGCCTTCCAGGATCGCGGCGCGGCTCGGGCCGGACTGGTACTTGAACCACATCTGACGCAGGACCCGCACCGCGTCGCGCGGCTTGGCCGCCGACTCGTAAGCGTCGGCCGCGGCGAGCATGGCGTCCGGGGCGACACTGGAATTGGGGAACGCCTGCGAAACCTGCAATAACTTGCCCGCCTTGGCGATGTTGTCCGTTTCGTCTTCGGCGGCCTTGGCGGCGGTCTGGGCCTGTTGCTCGTAGGGCTGGTAGATCGACGGCCCGGACTCCTTCACGATCGCCGCCACCGCCTTCTCGGCGATGTCCTCGGCCTGCGTCGGCAGGCTGCTCTGCTCGTTTAACAGCGTCACGGCGCGGGTTTCCGGCGTGGCCAGGATTTCCTGGTAAAGCCGAACGGCGGTGGTCGGATCCTTCTGCTGTGCCAGCGCGAACTTCGCCCGGGCGACGCGATACTGAACGTATTGCTGCGCGTTGCCCGCGGCGTTGCCCGCCCGATCGAAGAACTGAACGACCATCTCACGCGCCTCAGCGCGGTCGTCGCCCGCCGAACGGGTCGCGAACGTTAGCGCATCGTTGAAGAGCCGGTCGCGATTGGCCCCGGCGGCTAGCTTCTCGCCGCCGAGCAGCTTGATCGCCTCATCCAGTCGGCGGACGGCCTCCTTCGCCTGGCCGGCGACGAACATCACTTCGGCGTAGCGAAGGCGGGGTTCCGGGTCTGTCGGAGCTGCGGCGACTTCCTTGTCGAGCTTGGCGGTCGCCAGTGTCAGGTCGGTGTAGACGTCGATGCTGTCGGCACCGGCCAGGACGACGTGGTCCCCGCTGACGATCACATTGCCCGGCCCTTCGCCGTCTTCCCAGCTTCGCGGCCACGCCGGGTACTGGTTCACGGCAAGCCCGCTCTTCATGTCGAGACGGCGCAGGCGGTCGTCGGCGGACATGTAAACCGCGTCGGCGGTCATGAACGGCCGGCCCATCAGCCTGCCGGGAACGGTGCTCGGCCAGAAGATCATTGCGTCATCGGCGCCGGGGAACTTCTCTTCCTCGTACGTCTGCCAATTGATGCAGAGCAGGCGGACTTCGCTCGCCAGTACCATGCGCGGCCCGTTGATGCCGACCAGCGTCAGCGGCTTGTCGTTCTGGCCGCCGTTGCGACTGTTCCAACTGGCCAGTCCGTCGAGCGAGATGCGCTTAATGTCCTTGCCGGTAATCGCGTCATAGATCAGCAGGTTTTTCCCCTCGTCGGGCAGCGCAAACACCTTGCCGTCGGCGAGCATGACCGGGTTGAACTGCCACGCCTTGAGCTTCGAACCGCTGCCCTGACCGCGGGTCGCGAACGGTTGGAAACCGCGGCCCCGCCCGACCTGCGGGAGATCCAGTGGGTAGATGTTGAGCCAGACGATGGTGCCGCTGTAAGCATCGAGCGCGGCGACGGCACCCAGGTTTGTCAGCACGTAGACGCGGCCGTTGGCATACGCCAGGTGGCTGGTCTTGTCGCTGACCTGCGGCGCGCCGTACATGTTGTTGGGCATCCCGCTGGATGCCACATAGCACGCCCAGCGGAACTTGCCGGTGTTGATGTCAAACGACAGCACGTAGCAGTCTTCCCCTTGGTTGCTGCGGGCGCTGCGGCCGACAGTCAGCACCGAGTCGCCGACCACAAGCGGGGCACCCGACAGCGCCAAGGCCCGAATCGCCTTTTCGTCGTCGTTCTTGGGGACGTCCGGCGTGGTAGGCAGCGAAACCGTCCAGACCTCGCGGCCGGTCACGCGGTCGAGGCAGACCATCCGCGAGTCTCCCTGCGGCGCGATGCCGTACATCATCAGGTTGCGGTCCTGCTGCCCCATGATCGCCAGCACGTAACGATCGGTGACGGTGACGGTCTGCTGGTAGAGGCGGGTGGAGCCGACGACGTTGGGAAGGATGAACTGCCCGTTGCTCGACGGGTGGGTCTGGAGCCAGCCCGCCAGCGGCACGCCGGACTCGAGATTGACCGCGTAAACGCGCGACCCGTCGTTGAAGAACATCTCGCCGCGGTCGATCGCGGGGATCACGCCGATCGTCTGTCCCGTCTGGGCGGCGCTGGCGAAGGTCTGCTGGGCCTGCTGGCGGATCTGCGCATTGGGCAGCGCGTTGAAGTTCGGGGCGGCCAGCGGGACGGAGTACAGGCGCGTGCCGGCATTGGCCTTTGCGCCGGAGATCAGCGAGCGGGTGGGCCCGCCGCCCATGGTCGGCCAGGAATCGCCCGCCGCCGCGACCGTTTCGGTGGCATTGCCGGTGCCGATCGCAGCCAGTTCCTTCTTGAGTGCCTCGGCCAGCGGCACGTCCTGTCCGCGGACCACGCCGATGACCTTCGGCGATTCCGATTCCAGAGTTGCGGCCCACTGCTCGCCCTTCTTGCGGCCATCGACGGTACCGGTGAGGTAGTGCGACAGCGACGTCCGGAACAGCACGCCGGGCCGCTCGGCCAGCAGGTTCTGCTTCGGGTAGAGCGACAAGAGCTGGTCACCGATCTCGGCGGCGGCGGCGTACTCGCCGCGCTCAAGATTCGCGTCGATCAGCCGGATGCCGGCCTGCTTGCCCGATTCCGTCACGAAGTACTTGCGCAACGCTTCGTACAGCGGAGCGAGGTCATCCCCCTTGAAGCTGGCAACAAGCTGGGCCGCCTTGGGTTCGTAGCGGCCCCGGTAAACGTCGAGCCCTTCCTGCGGCCAGTTCGCCAGTTGCCCCAGCACGCCCCAGGTCACGCTCGTATAGCGGTTGATGACGTTATTCGAGTCCTTCCCGTTCGGAATCACCCGGTCCCGGTACTTGTCGAGGACTTCCTGATACAGGTCGGCGGACTTGTTCCACTCCTTCAGCCGCTCCATCTTCTGGGCCAGGCCGAACTTTTCTTGAGCGCTGGCCGAGTCGCGGACGAAGACGAACTCGTTGTGCTCCTTGCCCTCAACGCCGTCAGGGTTGTC is part of the Humisphaera borealis genome and encodes:
- a CDS encoding Stp1/IreP family PP2C-type Ser/Thr phosphatase; protein product: MSLRIDHFGLTDTGRVRAGNEDAWAADEAQGLYIVADGMGGHNAGEIASQMVVSSLPKLMQKRGGSVMPRTSAAIARRLRSAVSRLSRDVFEQASAEPHLSGMGATVVAVMIHAGEAIVVHMGDSRVYLLRDGRLRLLTRDHSVIQILLDSGHITPEQAQFHPDRNRITASIGMPGDPTPDSRRVALRTGDRVLLCTDGLANMVDDLNICRIMGESATPEATCRNLIDAANAAGGDDNITAVVLEVHEEK
- a CDS encoding outer membrane protein assembly factor BamB family protein, with the protein product MTTPADHSPRRWIARGLLAAACAGVALLPQVLAQPVAQPLPAADNPDGVEGKEHNEFVFVRDSASAQEKFGLAQKMERLKEWNKSADLYQEVLDKYRDRVIPNGKDSNNVINRYTSVTWGVLGQLANWPQEGLDVYRGRYEPKAAQLVASFKGDDLAPLYEALRKYFVTESGKQAGIRLIDANLERGEYAAAAEIGDQLLSLYPKQNLLAERPGVLFRTSLSHYLTGTVDGRKKGEQWAATLESESPKVIGVVRGQDVPLAEALKKELAAIGTGNATETVAAAGDSWPTMGGGPTRSLISGAKANAGTRLYSVPLAAPNFNALPNAQIRQQAQQTFASAAQTGQTIGVIPAIDRGEMFFNDGSRVYAVNLESGVPLAGWLQTHPSSNGQFILPNVVGSTRLYQQTVTVTDRYVLAIMGQQDRNLMMYGIAPQGDSRMVCLDRVTGREVWTVSLPTTPDVPKNDDEKAIRALALSGAPLVVGDSVLTVGRSARSNQGEDCYVLSFDINTGKFRWACYVASSGMPNNMYGAPQVSDKTSHLAYANGRVYVLTNLGAVAALDAYSGTIVWLNIYPLDLPQVGRGRGFQPFATRGQGSGSKLKAWQFNPVMLADGKVFALPDEGKNLLIYDAITGKDIKRISLDGLASWNSRNGGQNDKPLTLVGINGPRMVLASEVRLLCINWQTYEEEKFPGADDAMIFWPSTVPGRLMGRPFMTADAVYMSADDRLRRLDMKSGLAVNQYPAWPRSWEDGEGPGNVIVSGDHVVLAGADSIDVYTDLTLATAKLDKEVAAAPTDPEPRLRYAEVMFVAGQAKEAVRRLDEAIKLLGGEKLAAGANRDRLFNDALTFATRSAGDDRAEAREMVVQFFDRAGNAAGNAQQYVQYRVARAKFALAQQKDPTTAVRLYQEILATPETRAVTLLNEQSSLPTQAEDIAEKAVAAIVKESGPSIYQPYEQQAQTAAKAAEDETDNIAKAGKLLQVSQAFPNSSVAPDAMLAAADAYESAAKPRDAVRVLRQMWFKYQSGPSRAAILEGIARNYLAVPDRNRGDMASTAAARLAMASALPGDPKLSKDLKLPDGKVIAAAGTPVQKALDEVRKVSSAEAGKSLADFRLPIPKPGQKPYPKAFLPRTDEMILPDALALVLPARDFARADRVMTWSPNKLSIFASGKGVPKKPLSESNAFQDNGRGAAMYPRGVAWAGDTAIVWGGSRAVAIDSLTGKTLWTIDLSTMATLEVVRGGDAPGTPVANADGIIVNGNNIIINGRLNGRVIVRGGAIQQLQPAPQAAGNANVAPAIPPPPVAGLGEQFADIRPIGDRVLLTSSTGRLVSAELAGGKVTWQARLAEKTPDRLVATEDFTVVRVSDDLKVQLFALDTYSGRIIGNKAFASQGGSVPVNMALSADGTLVYTLPDRLCLRDLYKAWDEDEKVVTSTAQGQPAQPIYAGANQPGQLVIAEGRILAVADSINISGLSPNEKYIRVHSLETGQPLSLKYTADGTNKREVDQVLTAGTKDWNVMMRTMGSKVYVIGPKTVYGYNLDKPAETWRGSTDIFDAGPNDMNFRDGFVGTTHVVILDQPTPSAENAKPQYRLHAFARYVSAQAKGESGKLDYSVTVSDPGGLAPQWQAADGGFFYATGDGKVRMLVGTDQER
- a CDS encoding gamma-glutamyl-gamma-aminobutyrate hydrolase family protein — protein: MTSAALKTSDRPRTRPVVGVTGPDRGGEAAWFFTWLSLMLVGASARHITPSRPTRIEKLDALVIGGGADVDPQLYGEPLAVLLEPSPEKERSLVRRLLDLLFLPAAWFVRQLLARDSNRRGDADRDRLERGLLDHAVRSRLPVLGICRGAQLLNVYFGGSLHQSLAGYYIETREIRSIRPRKKVAIRPGTRLAAILGTERWVNSLHRQAVDRLGVGIRVAATDRNGIVQAIEHDSMPFIVGVQWHPEFLPQRPEQRALFGSLVQAARQRRQCPQRHETAIPTGSR
- a CDS encoding amidoligase family protein yields the protein MFHTAGGAVRRAGFELEYAGPDVDASAGIVRDIFGGEIETVNLAVRKVRNTRVGDFSVEIDSSLLKDKRYEAVLRAVGLSPESIDTEPLERLLAGVLSAWVPFEIATPPIPIDTLYLLDELRGELRTAGAKGTRASFRYAFGMHINPELPSENPASVRDHLRAYFLLEPWLRERVDVDLTRRVMPFINSFPSEYARLILQEDYPGDIGSLIDDYLKYNPTRNRPLDVLPVLAHLDGDRVMSQVEDPHLVKARPAYHYRLPNCLIDEPDWRLAREWNTWVAVERLAADAPALAAMSRDYLEADSTSFRPFVDKWPSVLEGYMAGGVG